The Paenibacillus sp. J23TS9 genome segment GAAAAATCAGGTATGATAAGAACTCACCTGCTTGGAGGCCTCGTGCTGCTTCGGAGCGGAAGCAACAGGCAAATGTAAAATATTCCTGTATATTTAACAAGAATTTCCTCGCAAATTATAAAATTTTGGCGGAACCAGGCAGGAATTCGGACAGGACATCAAGAATAACCATACACATGAAAATTGCGGCAGTGCTTGCATATCCATGCATTCAATGACGCACCTATACTTATTTCTTTGTATATTGGGAGGATAATAATTTATGAACAAGACAGACCTGATCAACAACATTTCGACTAAAAGCGGCTTGACCAAAAAAGATGTGGAGTCCGTTCTTAACGGTTTCCTTGGTGAAATCACTGATGCTTTGGCAGGCGGCGACAAAGTGCAACTGATCGGCTTCGGCACATTCGAAACACGCAAGCGTTCCGGACGTACTGGCCGTAACCCTCAAACCGGCAAAACCATCGACATCCCAGAAGCAAACGTACCTGCTTTCAAAGCAGGCAACAAGCTTAAAGAAGCTGTAAAATAAGATGCGTGTCGACAAATTCCTGAAGGTATCCAGGCTGATCAAACGGCGTACCGTAGCCAAGGATGTCTCAGATCAAGGCCGGGTGCTGATTAACGGCAGAGAAGCGAAGCCAAGCAGCACAGTGAAGATCGGCGATGAAATTACTGTTCAGTTCGGACAGAAGCTGGTCACCGTGAAGGTGGAACGTCTCGCTGAGAGCACCCGCAAAGATGAGGCCACAAGCCTGTACTCCTTGGTCAAGGAAGAGCCGATTGCAAAAGATAACGGTTTGAACTGGTAATAAGCACTTTCATAGTCAGCATATAAGGGCACCCTCCGATTATCCGGGGGGTGCCATGCTCTTTTTTTAGGGGTTCATCTAATCACACGCCCCGTAAGTTCATCATCTCTGGTTCTAAACCGCATGTACCCTCCATAAGCTATTGGTAAGAAGGAGGGGTACATGCCATGATCGAGCCAGCCAAAAGCAAACAGCATGAGCTGCATATGCTGAATCGCAAGCAGCTGAACCTGACAGGAGTCCATAATGTGGAGAGCTTTGACAGTGAAGAGTTTTTGCTTCATACCGAGCTTGGGCACCTGACTGTTAAAGGACAAAATTTACATATTAAAAATTTAAGTCTCGAGGAAGGCCTGCTATCCATCGAAGGCTTGGTCCATTCCCTGGTTTACCTGGATCCCGGTTCACACGGCAAAAATAAGGGAATGCTCGGCAAGCTTTTTAAATGAGTCCAAATATACAGTGGATTACCCTGTTTTGGATGCTGTTCTCGGGAGCAGCAA includes the following:
- a CDS encoding HU family DNA-binding protein, translating into MNKTDLINNISTKSGLTKKDVESVLNGFLGEITDALAGGDKVQLIGFGTFETRKRSGRTGRNPQTGKTIDIPEANVPAFKAGNKLKEAVK
- a CDS encoding RNA-binding S4 domain-containing protein; this encodes MRVDKFLKVSRLIKRRTVAKDVSDQGRVLINGREAKPSSTVKIGDEITVQFGQKLVTVKVERLAESTRKDEATSLYSLVKEEPIAKDNGLNW
- the yabP gene encoding sporulation protein YabP; amino-acid sequence: MIEPAKSKQHELHMLNRKQLNLTGVHNVESFDSEEFLLHTELGHLTVKGQNLHIKNLSLEEGLLSIEGLVHSLVYLDPGSHGKNKGMLGKLFK